A genomic region of Nymphaea colorata isolate Beijing-Zhang1983 chromosome 2, ASM883128v2, whole genome shotgun sequence contains the following coding sequences:
- the LOC116248050 gene encoding hydroxymethylglutaryl-CoA synthase-like isoform X1, whose amino-acid sequence MESQRQNVGILAMDIYFPASCVQQEALETYDGASKGKYTIGLGQECMAFCTELEDVISMSLTVVTSLLDKYGVDPKQIGRLEVGSETVIDKSKSIKTWLMRIFEDCGNSDVEGVDSTNACYGGTAALFNCVNWVESSSWDGRYGLVVCTDSAVYAEGPARPTGGAAAIAMLIGPNAPIAFESKYRGTHMAHVYDFYKPNLASEYPVVDGKLSQTCYLMAVDSCYKRFCSKYEKFEGKQFSVLDADYVAFHSPYNKLVQKSFARLVFNDYLRNARSVGEDAKAKLAPFLALNGDESYQNRDLEKVSQQVAKQLYDMKVQPSTLLPKQVGNMYTASIYAAFASIIHNKHKSLEGQRVLMFSYGSGLASTMFSLKLHDGELPFSLSNIANVLGLSKKLESRHVFSPENFVENMHLMEHRYGGKGFVTGGDKNLLSNGTFYLTEVDSAYRRFYAKKSETGVANGTTIHENGIANGH is encoded by the exons atggagtcGCAGAGACAGAACGTGGGGATCCTCGCAATGGATATATACTTCCCTGCGTCATGTGTCCAACAG GAAGCTTTAGAGACGTACGATGGCGCGAGCAAAGGAAAGTATACGATCGGGCTGGGGCAAGAGTGCATGGCCTTCTGCACAGAGCTGGAGGACGTGATCTCCATGAG TTTGACAGTTGTCACGTCCCTTCTTGATAAGTATGGGGTTGATCCTAAACAAATTGGGCGCCTAGAAGTAGGCAGTGAAACTGTGATTGACAAGAGCAAGTCCATCAAGACATGGCTTATGCGCATATTTGAG GATTGTGGTAACAGTGATGTTGAAGGAGTTGACTCTACAAATGCATGTTATGGAGGAACTGCAGCTTTATTCAACTGTGTGAACTGGGTAGAAAGTAGCTCATGGGATGGACGCTATGGCCTTGTAGTATGCACTGATAGTGCG GTTTATGCAGAAGGGCCTGCGAGACCCACAGGGGGTGCTGCTGCAATTGCAATGTTGATTGGGCCCAATGCTCCTATCGCGTTTGAGAGTAAATACAGGGGAACCCACATGGCTCATGTTTATGATTTCTACAAGCCCAATCTTGCAAGTGAATACCCA GTTGTGGATGGGAAGCTTTCACAGACTTGCTACCTTATGGCAGTAGACTCTTGCTATAAAAGATTTTGCAGCAA ataCGAGAAATTTGAAGGGAAACAGTTCTCTGTTCTTGATGCAGATTACGTAGCCTTCCATTCTCCCTACAACAAG CTTGTGCAGAAAAGCTTTGCCCGACTTGTTTTCAATGACTACTTGCGGAATGCCAG GTCTGTGGGGGAGGATGCGAAGGCAAAATTGGCACCATTTTTAGCTCTGAATGGTGATGAGAGTTATCAAAACCGTGATCttgaaaag GTATCTCAACAAGTGGCCAAACAACTATATGATATGAAAGTGCAACCATCAACCTTGTTACCAAAGCAAGTTGGCAACATGTATACTGCATCTATTTATGCAGCTTTTGCATCTATTATTCATAACAAGCACAAATCCTTG GAAGGGCAAAGAGTCTTGATGTTCTCCTATGGCAGTGGTCTTGCTTCAACCATGTTCTCCTTGAAATTACATGATGGTGAACTTCCTTTCAGTTTATCAAACATTGCCAATGTGCTTGGTCTCTCCAAAAAGCTGGAGTCCAGACATGTG TTTTCACCAgaaaattttgttgaaaatatGCATCTGATGGAACACCGATATGGAGGTAAAGGATTTGTTACGGGTGGCGACAAGAACTTGTTGTCCAATGGAACATTCTACCTAACGGAGGTCGATTCTGCGTACCGGAGGTTTTACGCCAAGAAGTCGGAAACTGGGGTTGCAAATGGAACGACCATCCATGAAAATGGCATTGCCAATGGTCACTGA
- the LOC116248050 gene encoding hydroxymethylglutaryl-CoA synthase-like isoform X2, with product MAFCTELEDVISMSLTVVTSLLDKYGVDPKQIGRLEVGSETVIDKSKSIKTWLMRIFEDCGNSDVEGVDSTNACYGGTAALFNCVNWVESSSWDGRYGLVVCTDSAVYAEGPARPTGGAAAIAMLIGPNAPIAFESKYRGTHMAHVYDFYKPNLASEYPVVDGKLSQTCYLMAVDSCYKRFCSKYEKFEGKQFSVLDADYVAFHSPYNKLVQKSFARLVFNDYLRNARSVGEDAKAKLAPFLALNGDESYQNRDLEKVSQQVAKQLYDMKVQPSTLLPKQVGNMYTASIYAAFASIIHNKHKSLEGQRVLMFSYGSGLASTMFSLKLHDGELPFSLSNIANVLGLSKKLESRHVFSPENFVENMHLMEHRYGGKGFVTGGDKNLLSNGTFYLTEVDSAYRRFYAKKSETGVANGTTIHENGIANGH from the exons ATGGCCTTCTGCACAGAGCTGGAGGACGTGATCTCCATGAG TTTGACAGTTGTCACGTCCCTTCTTGATAAGTATGGGGTTGATCCTAAACAAATTGGGCGCCTAGAAGTAGGCAGTGAAACTGTGATTGACAAGAGCAAGTCCATCAAGACATGGCTTATGCGCATATTTGAG GATTGTGGTAACAGTGATGTTGAAGGAGTTGACTCTACAAATGCATGTTATGGAGGAACTGCAGCTTTATTCAACTGTGTGAACTGGGTAGAAAGTAGCTCATGGGATGGACGCTATGGCCTTGTAGTATGCACTGATAGTGCG GTTTATGCAGAAGGGCCTGCGAGACCCACAGGGGGTGCTGCTGCAATTGCAATGTTGATTGGGCCCAATGCTCCTATCGCGTTTGAGAGTAAATACAGGGGAACCCACATGGCTCATGTTTATGATTTCTACAAGCCCAATCTTGCAAGTGAATACCCA GTTGTGGATGGGAAGCTTTCACAGACTTGCTACCTTATGGCAGTAGACTCTTGCTATAAAAGATTTTGCAGCAA ataCGAGAAATTTGAAGGGAAACAGTTCTCTGTTCTTGATGCAGATTACGTAGCCTTCCATTCTCCCTACAACAAG CTTGTGCAGAAAAGCTTTGCCCGACTTGTTTTCAATGACTACTTGCGGAATGCCAG GTCTGTGGGGGAGGATGCGAAGGCAAAATTGGCACCATTTTTAGCTCTGAATGGTGATGAGAGTTATCAAAACCGTGATCttgaaaag GTATCTCAACAAGTGGCCAAACAACTATATGATATGAAAGTGCAACCATCAACCTTGTTACCAAAGCAAGTTGGCAACATGTATACTGCATCTATTTATGCAGCTTTTGCATCTATTATTCATAACAAGCACAAATCCTTG GAAGGGCAAAGAGTCTTGATGTTCTCCTATGGCAGTGGTCTTGCTTCAACCATGTTCTCCTTGAAATTACATGATGGTGAACTTCCTTTCAGTTTATCAAACATTGCCAATGTGCTTGGTCTCTCCAAAAAGCTGGAGTCCAGACATGTG TTTTCACCAgaaaattttgttgaaaatatGCATCTGATGGAACACCGATATGGAGGTAAAGGATTTGTTACGGGTGGCGACAAGAACTTGTTGTCCAATGGAACATTCTACCTAACGGAGGTCGATTCTGCGTACCGGAGGTTTTACGCCAAGAAGTCGGAAACTGGGGTTGCAAATGGAACGACCATCCATGAAAATGGCATTGCCAATGGTCACTGA